CCGAGCGGAATCTCGAGCTCGGCATGGCCAATGTAGTAGGCGTTGCCGCCGAGCGACTCGTCGCCAACCTGGTTGCGGTCGGTGATGACGGTGGTGCCGCCATTGCCGTCGCTGATAATCGGTTCGCGCAACACGCGCGGGCCGACACCGCGGATATCGAACCCGCGCAGTTGCGGCTCGCCGAGGAAGTAGCGATCGGTCAGGTTAACGAAGCCGCCGTTGTTGAGGCCGCGGATCGCGCCACCTTCTCCACGCAACGAGAACACGAAGCCCTTGCCGATCGGCCAGTAGCGCGCAACCTTGCCCGATACCCGCATGTACCGCACCGAGCCGCCAACACCCGAGAATTCACCGGTCAGCGAAGCGAGCGTGCCCATCGTCGGATGGTAGGTGCTGTCGAGGTTGTTGTACGCCAATGTTGCACCGACGATCGAACTCGTCCGGCGTCCCAATGCTTCGCACAGGTAACGCCCGGCGAGCAGCGGATCGCACTCGAAGTTCGGCGGGTTTTGCCGGTCCGAATAGTACTGGTTCGGATCCAGCGTCACATCGTCGAGGTTGAAGGTGTAGCTGCCGATCAACGACATGTACTCGGTCAACGGAACACCAACCCGCAGCGAAGCGCCGGTGGTCGACTGCGAGAACGTGGTGTTGCTGCGGTTGTAATTGAAGCTGTTGATATCCCGCCGGTAAATGCTCACGCCGGCCGAGATATTGCGATCGAACACATAGGGTTCGGTGAAACTCAGGTTCACGCTGCGCGAATACGACGACCAGTTGACCCCGATCCCCACGGTCTGGCCGCGGCCGCGGAAGTTGCGCTGCTGGACCGACGCGGCGAGAATGAATTTCTCGATCGAAGAGAACCCGGCCGAAAGCTGCAGCTGACCGGTCGGCTGCTCTTCAACATTGGCTTCTAGCAGGATCTTGTCGGGCGCACTGCCCTGCTTCTGGTTGACTTCGAAGTTTTCCTGGAAATAACCCAGCGACTTGATCCGGTTGGTCGACCGTTTGACCGCCAGCGAGTTGAACGCATCGCCTTCTGCGAGGCGGAATTCGCGGCGCACAACCTTGTCCTGCGTCAGCGTGTTGCCGTTGACGTCAACCCGCTCGACATAGACGCGCGGGGCCTCCCTGATGTTGAACGTGACGTCCATGGTCAGGTCGTCGGGGTTGCGACGAAATTGTGGTTGGACGTCGGCGAAAGCATAGCCGAACGTGCCCGCGAGGTCCGTCAGGTTGTCAACCGTATCTTCGACCTGCTTGGCGTTGTACCAGTCGCCGGAATGCATCGGCAGGTTCTTGGTCATCAATTTCGAGTCGAAATCGCGGATCTGGCTGTCGACGTTGACCTTGCCGAACTTGTAGCGCTTGCCCTCTTCCACCACGTACGTGATGATGAAGTCCTTCTTGTCCGGCGTCAGCTCGGCAACGGCGGACACCACCCGGAAATCGGCATAGCCGTTGGTCAGGTAGAACTGGCGAAGCTTCTGCTGGTCGAACGCCAGGCGATCGGGGTCGTACGTGGTGCGGCTGCTGAATATGCGGGAGAAACGCGCCTGCTTGGTCAACATCTGTCCGCGCAGCTCCCCGGCGGAAAACGCGTGGTTGCCGATGATGTTGATCTGGCGAACCTTGGACTTGGGACCTTCGTGGATGTCGAAGATCACGTCGACGCGGTTCTGGCTCAGCTTGACCATCTGCGGATCGACGGTCGCCGCGAAGCGACCTTGCCGCTTATACAGTTCGATAATGCGGGCAACGTCCGCGCGAACCTTGGACCGGGTGAAGATCTGCCGTGGAGAAAGCTTGATTTCCTTGGTGATCTTGTCGTCCTTGAGGCGCTTGTTGCCCTCCAGGATGACACGGTTGATGATCGGGTTCTCGGTCACCGTGATGGTGACGATGCCGTCGTTGTTCTGGATCGAATAGTCGCTGAACAGTTCGGTCGCAGCGAGATCCTTGAGCGCCTGGTCGGCCGCTGCGGCGGTGTAGACCTGACCCACCCGCAAACGGATGTAAGAGATAATCGTGCTCGGCTCGAGCCGTTCGGCCCCGACGACGTTGATCTGCCGGATCACGTTTGCCTGGGGCGCGGGTGCAGCCGCCGGGGCGCTAGCAACCGTCTGGCCATCGCTGCCGGCTTGCGCCGCGGCATCGGTGCCGGCGTCCTGCGCAAACGCCGGACTGGCAATGCCGCCCAGCATAGTGCCGCACATCAGCACCAGCGCCAGCTTGCGATAACCCGATCTGGCCACAGGTGCAGCCGCTTCCCGTCCACTCATTTGACGTGGAACTCCCGTCATAAAATCGTTGCGCGGTCGACCCGCTGCCAGCCGAATCCGGTTCATTCCACGAACGCGGGGCGGGCATCGCAAGCCCTCTGCCCGATTGCCGGATTTCGATCAAGCGGCGGAAACTGGCTGTGCCCCGCGCGATTCTCCAAGTCTGGCTGCTAGCGGCCGAAGATCGGCAACGTCAGCAGGTCGTTCACGGTCACGAACAGCATCAGTGCCAGCACTACCGCCACACCGGCGCGGAACGCCATTTCCTGTCCACGCGGGTTGACCGGCTTCCGGCGGATCGCTTCTGCCGCGTAGAAAGCCAGGTGCCCGCCGTCGAGAGCAGGGATTGGCAAGATGTTGATGAATGCCAAATTAAGCGAGACGAAGGCAACGAACGCCACGAACGCCTGCGGCCCGAGGCTGAGCTGTTCGCCCGACCACTTGGCCATCTTGATCGGCCCGCCGAGCTCCTCGACCGAGCGCTGTCCAACGAAGATCTGGCCGATCCCCGTAACCATCATGCGCACCATGTTGGTGCATTCGCCCCATGCAAGGCCGATCGACTGCAACGGCCCGACCGGCTTCATTACGTAGGGGCTCGATTCGATCCCCAGCAGCCCCAACTTGGCGGTGTTGCCGAATTCGTCCTTCTGTTCGAACGAACCTGTGGTGACGGGGACGCGGATGCGATCGCCGTCACGCTCGATCCCCAGCACGATATTCTCGTCGGGGTGCATGATCACGTAGTTCCTGAGAGCGGAGAAATTGGCGACCGTTCGTCCGTCGACCGATACGATCTTGTCGCCCTTCGCCACCCCTGCAGCCTTGGCCGGCGAATCGGCAGGAAATGCGACCACGACGTTGGTCTGGTCTGGTCCTCCCTGGACCGGCTGGCCATAAGCCATGAAGAACCCGGCGAAGATCGCGATTGCGACGACAAGATTGGTAAAAGGTCCCGCAGCGACGATCAGCGCGCGTTGCCACAGCGGCGTAAACTGGAACGCACCGTCGCGTTCCTCCGGCGTCATCTTCGCCAGAGTATCGTGGTCGGGAATGCTGGCCGGGTTCATGTCGCCCTTGAACTGGACGTATCCGCCAAGCGGGAGAAGCGAGAGCTTCCAGCGCGTCCCGAGCTTGTCGGTCCGCCCGAAAATCTCCCTGCCGAAGCCGATCGAAAAGGCTGTCGCCCGGACCTTGAACAGTCGCCCTACGAGGTAGTGGCCGAGCTCGTGCACGGTCACCAGCGGACCGAGCAGCAGCGCAAAGCCTACGATATAAAGCCAGAAAGGCGGATCAGCGGTCAATTCAGGCAATCTCCAGCAGTTCTCTTGCCCGCGCCC
Above is a window of Tsuneonella mangrovi DNA encoding:
- the rseP gene encoding RIP metalloprotease RseP: MTADPPFWLYIVGFALLLGPLVTVHELGHYLVGRLFKVRATAFSIGFGREIFGRTDKLGTRWKLSLLPLGGYVQFKGDMNPASIPDHDTLAKMTPEERDGAFQFTPLWQRALIVAAGPFTNLVVAIAIFAGFFMAYGQPVQGGPDQTNVVVAFPADSPAKAAGVAKGDKIVSVDGRTVANFSALRNYVIMHPDENIVLGIERDGDRIRVPVTTGSFEQKDEFGNTAKLGLLGIESSPYVMKPVGPLQSIGLAWGECTNMVRMMVTGIGQIFVGQRSVEELGGPIKMAKWSGEQLSLGPQAFVAFVAFVSLNLAFINILPIPALDGGHLAFYAAEAIRRKPVNPRGQEMAFRAGVAVVLALMLFVTVNDLLTLPIFGR
- the bamA gene encoding outer membrane protein assembly factor BamA; this translates as MSGREAAAPVARSGYRKLALVLMCGTMLGGIASPAFAQDAGTDAAAQAGSDGQTVASAPAAAPAPQANVIRQINVVGAERLEPSTIISYIRLRVGQVYTAAAADQALKDLAATELFSDYSIQNNDGIVTITVTENPIINRVILEGNKRLKDDKITKEIKLSPRQIFTRSKVRADVARIIELYKRQGRFAATVDPQMVKLSQNRVDVIFDIHEGPKSKVRQINIIGNHAFSAGELRGQMLTKQARFSRIFSSRTTYDPDRLAFDQQKLRQFYLTNGYADFRVVSAVAELTPDKKDFIITYVVEEGKRYKFGKVNVDSQIRDFDSKLMTKNLPMHSGDWYNAKQVEDTVDNLTDLAGTFGYAFADVQPQFRRNPDDLTMDVTFNIREAPRVYVERVDVNGNTLTQDKVVRREFRLAEGDAFNSLAVKRSTNRIKSLGYFQENFEVNQKQGSAPDKILLEANVEEQPTGQLQLSAGFSSIEKFILAASVQQRNFRGRGQTVGIGVNWSSYSRSVNLSFTEPYVFDRNISAGVSIYRRDINSFNYNRSNTTFSQSTTGASLRVGVPLTEYMSLIGSYTFNLDDVTLDPNQYYSDRQNPPNFECDPLLAGRYLCEALGRRTSSIVGATLAYNNLDSTYHPTMGTLASLTGEFSGVGGSVRYMRVSGKVARYWPIGKGFVFSLRGEGGAIRGLNNGGFVNLTDRYFLGEPQLRGFDIRGVGPRVLREPIISDGNGGTTVITDRNQVGDESLGGNAYYIGHAELEIPLGSGGKEMGLRPSIFLDVGSLWHVGRPVLNSSPYPNGINFPQRDANGNPLYTQTVTNTDGTTTTTIVTSATAPDGSANTALTSNIAPFQEVFLGDSASPRVAVGIGVNWNSPFGPLRLDFAKVLRKVPGDRVKEFSFNVGTQF